The segment GGACTCGGGACCGCGCCGACCGCTTCTATCGGGACCAGATGCTCGACCACCTGAATCCGCGGATGCGTGCGTTCATCGGTCGCCAGGAGATGATGTTCATCGCGACCGCGGACCGCCGTGGTGCGTGCGACTCCAGTTTCCGCGCGGGTCCGCCGGGTTTCGTCCACGTCCTGGACGCGTACACGCTGGCGTATCCGGAGTACCGCGGGAACGGAGTGCTCGCCAGCGTGGGCAACATCGCCGAGAATCCGCAGGTCGGCCTGCTGTTCCTCGACTTCGACCAGGAACGGATCGGGCTGCACGTCAACGGTTCGGCGATGACGACCGGTGACGCCGAACTGCGCCGCAGAACGCCCTCACTCCCTGTCCCCCAGGTTCCGGGACAGCGTGCGCTGCTGTGGATGGTCGTCCGGGTGGAGGAGGCCTACATCCACTGTCGCAAGCACGTTCCACACCTGCGCAAGGTCGACCGGGACGAGGCGTGGGGAACCGACGACACCCTGCGCAAGGGTGGGGACTACTTCGAGGC is part of the Spiractinospora alimapuensis genome and harbors:
- a CDS encoding pyridoxamine 5'-phosphate oxidase family protein, which encodes MTEAHSYAGDDDIFTGERRMQSLHGTRDRADRFYRDQMLDHLNPRMRAFIGRQEMMFIATADRRGACDSSFRAGPPGFVHVLDAYTLAYPEYRGNGVLASVGNIAENPQVGLLFLDFDQERIGLHVNGSAMTTGDAELRRRTPSLPVPQVPGQRALLWMVVRVEEAYIHCRKHVPHLRKVDRDEAWGTDDTLRKGGDYFEARGTNTDSVLASTPTARHA